The following coding sequences are from one Diachasmimorpha longicaudata isolate KC_UGA_2023 chromosome 6, iyDiaLong2, whole genome shotgun sequence window:
- the LOC135164145 gene encoding uncharacterized protein LOC135164145 has translation MKTIALFAIILAVTAAEPGLSRGNAGPPPYINRPRPPTGTGSRFRRSPEPEPQGSIVLQGEKPLSGPDRHGSWSLDYKHNIYEGKNGQVSASGGMGSQHGSRVEPHVGIQGTWRFRRSPEPEPQGSIVFQGKKPLDGPDRRSSWNLGYQHKIYEGKNGHVSASGGVGSERGQRIGPQAQIQGEWRFRRSPEPEPQGSIVLQGQKPLSGPDRHGSWNLDYQHRIYEGKNGHVSASGGMGSQHGSRVEPHVGIQGTWRFRRSPEPEPQGSIVLQGQKPLSGPDRHGSWNLGYQHKIYEGKNGHISASGGMGSQRGSRVEPQVGIQGTWRFRRSPEPEPQGSIVLQGQKPLSGPDRHGSWNLDYQHKIYEGRNGHVSASGGMGSQHGSRVEPHVGIQGTWRFRRSPEPEPQGSIVLQGQKPLSGPDRHGSWNLGYEHKIYEGKNGHVSASGGVGSQHGSRVQPQVGIQGTWRFRRSAESEQ, from the exons ATGAAGACTATTGCATTATTTGCCATTATTTTGGCAGTGACAGCTGCCGAACCGGGCCTCAGTCGGGGAAACGCTGGGCCTCCTCCATACATT AATCGCCCACGTCCCCCCACTGGAACCGGCAGTCGTTTCCGTCGATCTCCCGAACCTGAACCACAAGGATCTATCGTACTTCAAGGAGAGAAACCCTTGAGTGGACCTGATCGTCATGGATCGTGGAGCTTGGACTACAAGCACAATATCTACGAGGGTAAGAATGGACAGGTGAGCGCATCTGGTGGTATGGGAAGTCAGCACGGTTCCAGAGTGGAACCGCATGTTGGAATCCAGGGAACGTGGAGATTCCGTCGTTCTCCTGAACCCGAGCCACAAGGATCTATCGTTTTCCAAGGAAAAAAGCCCCTGGATGGACCTGACCGTCGCTCATCATGGAATTTGGGTTACCAACACAAAATCTACGAGGGTAAGAATGGACACGTCAGTGCATCAGGTGGAGTTGGCAGTGAGCGCGGTCAGAGGATTGGACCCCAGGCTCAAATTCAAGGAGAGTGGCGATTCCGCCGTTCTCCTGAACCTGAACCTCAAGGATCTATCGTACTTCAAGGACAGAAACCCCTGAGTGGACCTGATCGTCATGGATCGTGGAACTTGGATTACCAACACAGAATTTATGAGGGTAAAAATGGGCATGTCAGTGCATCAGGTGGTATGGGAAGTCAGCACGGTTCCAGGGTAGAACCGCATGTTGGAATCCAGGGAACGTGGAGATTCCGTCGTTCCCCTGAACCTGAACCTCAAGGATCTATTGTACTTCAAGGACAGAAACCCCTGAGTGGACCTGATCGTCATGGATCATGGAACTTGGGTTACCAACACAAAATTTATGAAGGTAAAAATGGACATATCAGCGCATCAGGTGGTATGGGAAGTCAGCGCGGTTCCAGGGTGGAACCACAGGTCGGAATCCAAGGAACGTGGAGATTCCGCCGTTCTCCTGAACCCGAGCCACAAGGATCTATCGTACTTCAAGGACAGAAACCCCTGAGTGGACCTGATCGTCATGGCTCGTGGAACTTGGATTACCAACACAAAATTTATGAGGGTAGAAATGGACATGTTAGCGCATCGGGTGGTATGGGAAGTCAGCACGGTTCCAGAGTAGAACCACATGTTGGAATCCAAGGAACGTGGAGATTCCGTCGTTCCCCTGAACCTGAACCTCAAGGATCTATTGTACTTCAAGGACAGAAACCCCTGAGTGGACCTGATCGTCATGGATCATGGAACTTGGGTTACGAGCACAAAATTTATGAGGGTAAAAATGGGCATGTCAGTGCATCAGGTGGTGTGGGAAGTCAGCACGGTTCCAGGGTTCAACCACAGGTCGGAATCCAAGGAACGTGGAGATTCCGTCGTTCCGCTGAATCCGAGCAATAA